Part of the Streptomyces sp. NBC_01353 genome, TTCGTCGTCCTCGTCGGAGTCGTCGTCGGACGCGGAGGCGTCGTCGTCGGCATCGGGGCGCCCGTCGTGGTCCCGGTCGTCGGTGTCGAGCCGCCGGGGGACGACGGGGTGCCCGAGGTGCCGGGCGTGCCCGGGGTCGTCGCCGAGCCCGAGGGGCCCGGGGAGCTCGGGGCGTCCGAGGGGGCGCCGGTCGCGTCGTCGGTCGGCTCGTCCGCTTCCAGGCCGTCGTCGCCGCCGTCCTCGCTGGCCGTCCGGTCGGAGGTGACGCGGTTGGAGCCCGGATCCTCGGCGGTGCCGGAGGTGGCCCCGATCGTCACGACGGTGCCGAGCACGGCGGCCAGGAGCGCTCCCGTACCGACCGCGACGAGATTGCGGCGGGCCCCGGCGATGATGCCGAAGCGGCCGCCGGCCTTCGTACCGCCGCCGCTGGGCGGGGCGTCGGAGCGGGTGATGAGGGTCGGGCCCTCGTCGGCGAAGTCCGGGAACGCGGGGATCGGCGCGGTCTTGGGCGCGACGGCCCGGGGGACGACGGGCTTCGGGATGCCGCGGGGCGGTGAGGCGGACTCCTCGTACCGGGCGGCGGGCAGTTCGTCGCCCGCCGGGGTGCGGTCGCCGCCGAGGGGGCCTCCGGCGCGGTCGGCGACCAGGGCGAGCGCCCGGCGGCCGGCGACGGTGCCACGCTTGTCGGCGAGGACCCCGCGCATCCCGATGGACGCCTCGAGTTCGGCGCGGGCCCGCTCCAGGTTGCCGGAGCAGAGCGCGAGAACGCCCAACTCATGGTGGAAGTACGCCTCTTCGGCGACCTCACCGGCGATCCGGGCGGCCTCCAGGCCGCTGCGCAGGACCCGCTCCCAGGCGCCCCAGTGGAGTCCTGCGGCGAAGGCCGGCGCGGCGCTGCGGGCGAGCAGGGCGGCGGTGGCGGGGTGCTCGGGGGTCGTGCCGGGCCGGAGCGCGGTCAGGGCGGCGAGCAGGGCGTCGGACTCGGCGACGGCGCGGGCGGGGGTCACGGAGGGGTGTCCGGCCCACCAGGCGTAGTGCTGGGCGACGGTGTGGGCCCGGGCGGCGGTCTCCTCCTCGGTCCCGCCGTACCCCTGGGCGCGGAGCTGGGTGAGGACTCCGGCGGCGAGGCGGTAGCGGGAGCCGACCGGGGTGAGCAGGCCGCAGGTCATGAGCTCGCCGAGGGCGGCGTCCGCATGCGTGTCGCCGACGAGGGCGGGGAGGTGGGCCTGGTGCGGCACCTCGCCGCCGAGGGCGACGGTGAACCGCAGGGTCTCCTGGGCGGAGCGGCTGAGCCGGGAGGCGAGCAGGGCGGCAGGCGCCGCGCCCTCGCCGAGGCTGGGCAGGGGTATGTCGCGCAGCTCGATGTCGGTGGCGTCCGCGGGGGCCGCGTCGGCCGGCCCGAACGCGTCGTCCAGGGCGCCGAAGGCGTCGAACTCCGAGGGGGCGTCCTCCTGCGCTCCGAAGGCGTCGAACTCGGCGGGGGTGACCCGGAGCCGGTCGCGCTGGCGGAGCAGGGCGCCGGCCTGGACGAACCGCAGCGGCAGGCCTTCGGACTCGAACCAGAGGTCGCCCGCCCAGTTGGCCTCGTCGTCGGTGAGCGGCCGGTCGACGGCGCTCTCCAGGAGTTCGAGGGCGGTGGCCCGGCCGAGGCCGGTGAGGGAGACCTCTTCGACGTGGGCGTCGGGCGAGGGCGCCGGGATGTCGGGGGTGGCCGCGAGCAGGAACGCGCACTCGGGGGCGGCGGTGAGCAGCTCGTCGAGGGTGGTGCCGCCGAACTCGAGGTCGTCGACGACGACGACGGCGCCGATGTCGTGGACCCGTTCGAGCAGGACGGGGCGGTCGGGCCGGTGGTCCGGGGCGTGCTGAACGATGGCGAAGAGTTCGTACAGCAGCTCGGTGGGGGTCCGGTGGTGGCCGGAGAGCCGGACGACTCCGTCGGGCGCGAGGCCGGCGCAGTCCGCGGCGACGGCGTCGAGCAGGACGGTGCGTCCGGAGCCTGCGGGGCCGGTGAGGCGGACGGAGCGGCCGCGGGCGAGGAGCTGGACGAGCCGCTCGTGCTCCTCCTGCCTTTCGAGGAGGGGCAGCCGAGGGGCGGCGGGGCCCGGCGGTACGGGCGGGGCGACCGCACGGGCGGCATCGACGCGCTCCTGGGCGGTGCGGCGGCGGGGCGGCGCGGGCTGCTCCCCGGGCGGGCACGTCTCGATCTCGCTGCCGTCGACGGGGTTGACGGTGAGCAGCAGGTCGCCCGATACGACGCGGGCGGTGCGGACCCGGGCGGGCGCGGACGGGCCACGCTCGGGCAGGAGGCCGCCGCGAGTGTCGCGGGCATCGTCACCCTCGTGGTCGTAGCCGTACTCTTCCGGCTCCCGGTTCATCGGGTCCATGGTTCAAGCCCCCCAAGAGCGGTGCGTGCGGAAGCCCCTCCGGCCGATCTGCACGCTTGGTGTCGCTTCTGGTCCGGTGCCCGCCGGGTGGGTCCGTCAATGGGCAGGCGACCGAACCCTAGACGTTCTTCGAGTATCCGGGAACAGGCGGGGTGCCACCCCGCCCAAGACGTCACGGTCCGCTAAGGATTCACCCGGGACGCCGGTTTCTCACAGCAGCTTCACAGGCGGTACGGCGTCGATTCATGCCGCGGTCCGCCCCCGCCCCCACTGCCGGGGGCGAGGATCAGACGCGGGGCAGGGACTCTGCCGCGAGCCCACCTTCGATGGCGAGGATCCGGTGCAGCCGGGTCGCCACGAGCAGGCGCTGCATCTGCGGGGGGACCCCGCGCAGCACCAGCCGGCGGCCGCAGCGGCCGGCCCTGCGATGTGCGCCCATGATGACCCCGAGCCCGGTGGCGTCCCAGGAGTCGAGACCGGTCAGGTCGAGCACCAGGTCGCCGACTCCGTCGTCGACGGCCGAGTGCAGGACCGTACGGGCGTCCGCCGCGCTGCGAACGTCGAGGCGGCCCCCGACGACCAGCTCGACGTGGTCGCCCCTGATGTGCATATGCGCTCCCCGGGAGTGCTCCGTCTTTTCATCAACTGACTGCCGTCGGCGCAGAAGCGTTGCGCCTTGTAAGCGAACTGATACCGAATTCACCCTGTCGAGTGATGGCCCAAACGGCCGTCGGAACTCAGTGCTTGTAGAACCCCTGCCCGCTCTTGCGGCCGATGTCACCCGCGTCCACCATCCGGCGCATCAGCTCCGGCGGTGCGAACTTCTCGTCCTGGGTCTCGGTGTAGATGTTGCTCGTGGCGTTCACCAGGATGTCGATGCCGGTCAGATCGGCGGTGGCGAGCGGCCCCATGGCGTGACCGAAGCCGAGCTTGCACGCGATGTCGATGTCCTCGGCGGTGGCGACGCCCGACTCCTGGAGCTTCGCGGCCTCGACGACCAGCGCCGAGATGAGGCGGGTGGTGACGAAGCCGGCGACGTCGCGGTTGACCACGATGCAGGTCTTGCCGACGGACTCGGCGAACTCCCGCGCGGTGGCGAGGGTGGCGTCACTGGTCTTGTAGCCGCGGACGAGCTCGCAGAGCTGCATCATCGGGACCGGCGAGAAGAAGTGCGTGCCGACGACGGCCTCGGGGCGCTCCGTCACCGCGGCGATCTTGGTGATCGGGATGGCGGAGGTGTTGGAGGCGAGAACGGCCCCGTCCTTGACGGTCTTGTCGAGGGCGCGGAAGATCTCGTGCTTCACCTCCAGCTTCTCGAAGACGGCCTCGACGACGATGTCGGCGTCGGCGACCGCGTCGAGTTCGGTGGTGGCGGTGATCCGGCCGAGGGCGGCCGCGGCGGCGGCGGCGTCCAGCTTGCCCTTCGCGACGAAGCGGTCGTACGACGCCTTGATGCCGTCGGTGCCGCGGGTCAGCGCGGCGTCGGTGACGTCACGCAGAACGACGTCCCACCCCGCCTGGGCCGAGACCTGCGCGATTCCGGACCCCATGAGTCCGGCTCCGATGACGGCGAGCTTCCTGGCCACGGTCTTCCACCCCTTAACACCTGTTCACTTCTCTGACTCTCCGGCGGAGATTAGCGGGAGTGAGGCTTCATGTGACCGCTAAGTAATGCGCGTCACGCCCGGTTTGACGGACGTCACACTCACGACAGGCCCCGACCGGGTGACCGGACGGGCCCTAGCCGCGCACCGCGTACGTCAGGACCCGCTCGCTCAGCAGCTCCTCGATCTCGTCGAGGAGGACGAGGGTCTCGCGGGAGACGGTGGTGGCCTTGCGGCCGGCGGTCATCTCGCGGGTGATGTAGCCGACGGCGGTGTTCTCGATCCAGGCGATCTGCCCGCCTACGAGCAGCGGCAGCGGGTCGTCCTCGGCCGCACCGGTCTCCTCGCGCAGGGTGGCGACGACCGCGTCGTGGACCTGCTGCTGGAGGTAGAAGAGCCGGGCCTTGAGCGTGGGGGCGTGCTCGATGACGTTCATGAAGGCGTCGAAGCCGTCCATGAGTCCGTACGCGGGCGAGACGGCGCCGATCTGTTCGCGCATCTCGCGCAGCACGGCATGGGCGGCGGACTCCCCCCGGTCGCGCCCCCGGATCATCCGCGACAGGCGGAGGGTGACGCCCTCCATCCGGTCGAGGAACAGGTCCTCCTTGGCCGGGAAGTAGTTGTAGACCGTGTTGACGGAGACGTCCGCGGCGTCCGCGATCTCGGCGATGGTCACGGTCACGAAGCCGTGCTCCAGGAAGAGCCCGGTCGCGATGTCCGAGATCCGCTGCTTCGTCTCGCGCTTCTTGCGCTCCCTGAGCCCCTCAGCCATGCCCCCATCCTAGGGCCACTGAAAACTTGGTGTCGTTGCAAAATTTCAGAGACTCTGTTTTTGTAGTCGCTATGCCAATCATCAGTACGGCCGGGCTCGCCCGGACCTTCGAGACGAAACTCGGCCCCGTGGAAGCCGTGCGCGGGATCGACCTGACCGTGCGGCCGGGCGAGATCCTCGGCCTCCTCGGACCCAACGGCGCCGGCAAGACCACCACCCTGCGGATGCTCACCACGCTGCTCCCGCCCACCGGCGGCGCGGCCACCGTCGCCGGCCACGACCTGCTCGCCGACCCCGCCGCCGTACGACAGCGGATCGGGTACGTCGCCCAGTCCGGCGGGGTCGACCCGCAGGAGACCGTGCGCTCCGAACTCGTCACCCAGGGACGGCTCTACCGCCTCTCCAGGGCGGACGCGGCGGCCCGCGCCGAGGAGCTGGCCGGCGAGCTCGGCCTCACCGAACTCCTCGACCGCTCCACCACGGCGCTCTCCGGCGGCCAGCGGCGGCGTCTCGATATCGCGATGGGCCTCACCCACCGGCCCGATGTGCTCTTCCTCGACGAGCCGACGACCGGTCTCGACCCGGGCAGCCGGGCCGACCTGTGGGCACTGGTGCGCAGGCTGCGCGACGACTTCGGCACGACCGTCGTCCTCACCACCCACTACCTCGACGAGGCCGACGCACTCGCGGACCGGCTGGTGATCGTGGACAAGGGCGTCGTCGTCGCCGAGGGCAGCCCGGCCGCCCTCAAGGCGGAGCACGGCGTCACCACCCTCCAGGACGCCTTCCTCGCCATCACCGGGCGCGGCCCGGCCCCCACCGACCTCTCCCCCGTCGCCGTTTAGGACTCGCCTTGCTCCTCCACGACACCGCGCTGATCTTCGGGCGCTACGCCCGCCAGACCCTGCGCTCCAAGTTCCAGATGCTGTTCGGCGTACTGATGCCGCTGCTCTACCTGCTCTTCTTCGGACCGCTGCTCTCCGACCTGCCGCTCGGCCGCGAGGGCGACTCCTGGCAGATCCTCGTTCCCGGCCTGCTGCTCCAACTCGGCCTTTTCGGCGCTTCGTTCGCCGGCTTCTCGCTCATCATGGAGAAGAACTGGGGCGTGGTGGAGCGGATGCGCGTCACCCCGGTCAGCCGGCTCGCGCTGCTCCTCGGCCGGGTCCTGCGCGACGCCTCGCTCTTCGTCTTCCAGGCCGTGCTGCTGGTGCTCGCCGCGCTGGCTATGGGGCTGCGGGCGCCGCTCGCCGGGATCCTGATCGGTTTCGTCTTCGTCGCCCTGCTCACCTTCGCGCTCGCCTCGCTCTCGTACGCGCTGGCGATGAAGGTCCGTACGGCGCAGGAGTTCGGCCCGACGATCAACGCGCTCTCACTGCCCGCGATGCTGCTGTCCGGGCTGATGCTGCCGATGGCCCTCGCTCCCGGCTGGCTGGACGTGCTCTCGCACTTCATGCCGTTCCGCTATCTGGTGGACGCGGTACGGGACGCGTACGTCGGGCGGTACGCGACGACGACCATGCTGTACGGCGTCCTGGTGGCGGTCGCGCTCACGGCGCTCGCCGTGATGGTCGGCACACGGACGTTCCGGAGGGCCGGAGCGTAACTACGCTGGGGTCATGGTCAATCTGACGCGCATCTACACCCGTACCGGCGACCAGGGCACCACCGCGCTGGGCGACATGAGCCGGACCGCCAAGACCGATCTGCGGATCTCGGCATACGCCGACGCCAACGAGGCCAACGCCGTCCTCGGCACGGCCATCGCCCTCGGGCAGCTCGACGAGGAGGTCGTGAAGGTCCTCGTCCGCGTCCAGAACGACCTGTTCGACGTGGGCGCCGACCTCTCCACCCCGGTGGTCGAGGACCCGAAGTACCCGCCGCTGCGGGTCGAGCAGTCGTACATCGACAAACTGGAGGCGGACTGCGACCGCTTCCTGGAGGAGCTGGAGAAGCTGCGCTCCTTCATCCTGCCGGGCGGCACGCCCGGTGCGGCCCTGCTGCACCAGGCGTGCACGGTGGTCCGCCGCGCGGAGCGCTCCACGTGGGCGGCCCTGGAGGTCCACGGCGAGACGATGAACCCGCTGACCGCCACGTACCTCAACCGCCTCTCAGACCTGCTCTTCATCCTTGCGCGGGCGGCCAACAAGGAGGTCGGGGACGTGCTCTGGGTCCCGGGCGGAGACCGCTAGACACGACCCCGCCCACGCCCCTGCCGGGGGTCCGGGGGTTGCCCCCCGGGAGATACAGCATCCTTGCGCGGGCGGCCGACAAGAAGGTCGGGCACGTGCTCCGGGTCCCGGGCGGAGACCGCTAGCTCCTGGTCGGCTGCCGGTGCCTTCTTCGGCCAGATCGTGTAGCTGAGCGCGATCAGGCCGTGGATGCCGGCCGTCCGCCAGGCGACGTAGATCCAGCTCCGCAGCGAGTCGGTGTTCCCGTCGTCGCCGACGTACCAGGTCGCGAGCAGCAGCAGTCCGGACGCGACCGCCGCCGCCGTCACCGAGCCCAGCCAGACCTTGCCCTCGTGGCGGGCGCGCGCCATGCCGTGGCGCGGCGGCTTCACGGGCGGCGGCCCGCCGCCGAGGCGGTGGGCGGCGTGGCCGTCCAGCCACTTCACGGTGCGGTGGCCATGGCCGACGGTGTAGCCG contains:
- a CDS encoding ATP-binding protein, translating into MDPMNREPEEYGYDHEGDDARDTRGGLLPERGPSAPARVRTARVVSGDLLLTVNPVDGSEIETCPPGEQPAPPRRRTAQERVDAARAVAPPVPPGPAAPRLPLLERQEEHERLVQLLARGRSVRLTGPAGSGRTVLLDAVAADCAGLAPDGVVRLSGHHRTPTELLYELFAIVQHAPDHRPDRPVLLERVHDIGAVVVVDDLEFGGTTLDELLTAAPECAFLLAATPDIPAPSPDAHVEEVSLTGLGRATALELLESAVDRPLTDDEANWAGDLWFESEGLPLRFVQAGALLRQRDRLRVTPAEFDAFGAQEDAPSEFDAFGALDDAFGPADAAPADATDIELRDIPLPSLGEGAAPAALLASRLSRSAQETLRFTVALGGEVPHQAHLPALVGDTHADAALGELMTCGLLTPVGSRYRLAAGVLTQLRAQGYGGTEEETAARAHTVAQHYAWWAGHPSVTPARAVAESDALLAALTALRPGTTPEHPATAALLARSAAPAFAAGLHWGAWERVLRSGLEAARIAGEVAEEAYFHHELGVLALCSGNLERARAELEASIGMRGVLADKRGTVAGRRALALVADRAGGPLGGDRTPAGDELPAARYEESASPPRGIPKPVVPRAVAPKTAPIPAFPDFADEGPTLITRSDAPPSGGGTKAGGRFGIIAGARRNLVAVGTGALLAAVLGTVVTIGATSGTAEDPGSNRVTSDRTASEDGGDDGLEADEPTDDATGAPSDAPSSPGPSGSATTPGTPGTSGTPSSPGGSTPTTGTTTGAPMPTTTPPRPTTTPTRTTKPSSTPSQTPSSTPSQTPSTTPSTTPSSTATSDNPSNSASATLSSGPASGSTSPTGTPA
- a CDS encoding STAS domain-containing protein, which encodes MHIRGDHVELVVGGRLDVRSAADARTVLHSAVDDGVGDLVLDLTGLDSWDATGLGVIMGAHRRAGRCGRRLVLRGVPPQMQRLLVATRLHRILAIEGGLAAESLPRV
- a CDS encoding 3-hydroxyacyl-CoA dehydrogenase family protein, producing the protein MARKLAVIGAGLMGSGIAQVSAQAGWDVVLRDVTDAALTRGTDGIKASYDRFVAKGKLDAAAAAAALGRITATTELDAVADADIVVEAVFEKLEVKHEIFRALDKTVKDGAVLASNTSAIPITKIAAVTERPEAVVGTHFFSPVPMMQLCELVRGYKTSDATLATAREFAESVGKTCIVVNRDVAGFVTTRLISALVVEAAKLQESGVATAEDIDIACKLGFGHAMGPLATADLTGIDILVNATSNIYTETQDEKFAPPELMRRMVDAGDIGRKSGQGFYKH
- a CDS encoding TetR/AcrR family transcriptional regulator encodes the protein MAEGLRERKKRETKQRISDIATGLFLEHGFVTVTIAEIADAADVSVNTVYNYFPAKEDLFLDRMEGVTLRLSRMIRGRDRGESAAHAVLREMREQIGAVSPAYGLMDGFDAFMNVIEHAPTLKARLFYLQQQVHDAVVATLREETGAAEDDPLPLLVGGQIAWIENTAVGYITREMTAGRKATTVSRETLVLLDEIEELLSERVLTYAVRG
- a CDS encoding ATP-binding cassette domain-containing protein, which codes for MPIISTAGLARTFETKLGPVEAVRGIDLTVRPGEILGLLGPNGAGKTTTLRMLTTLLPPTGGAATVAGHDLLADPAAVRQRIGYVAQSGGVDPQETVRSELVTQGRLYRLSRADAAARAEELAGELGLTELLDRSTTALSGGQRRRLDIAMGLTHRPDVLFLDEPTTGLDPGSRADLWALVRRLRDDFGTTVVLTTHYLDEADALADRLVIVDKGVVVAEGSPAALKAEHGVTTLQDAFLAITGRGPAPTDLSPVAV
- a CDS encoding ABC transporter permease; the protein is MLLHDTALIFGRYARQTLRSKFQMLFGVLMPLLYLLFFGPLLSDLPLGREGDSWQILVPGLLLQLGLFGASFAGFSLIMEKNWGVVERMRVTPVSRLALLLGRVLRDASLFVFQAVLLVLAALAMGLRAPLAGILIGFVFVALLTFALASLSYALAMKVRTAQEFGPTINALSLPAMLLSGLMLPMALAPGWLDVLSHFMPFRYLVDAVRDAYVGRYATTTMLYGVLVAVALTALAVMVGTRTFRRAGA
- a CDS encoding cob(I)yrinic acid a,c-diamide adenosyltransferase, which produces MVNLTRIYTRTGDQGTTALGDMSRTAKTDLRISAYADANEANAVLGTAIALGQLDEEVVKVLVRVQNDLFDVGADLSTPVVEDPKYPPLRVEQSYIDKLEADCDRFLEELEKLRSFILPGGTPGAALLHQACTVVRRAERSTWAALEVHGETMNPLTATYLNRLSDLLFILARAANKEVGDVLWVPGGDR